In Legionella beliardensis, the following are encoded in one genomic region:
- a CDS encoding alpha-amylase, producing MVSLLKGFTVTHFKKIKTITGILFNSIFLTFCLNSLTLAATSNPKDVTVTLFQWKFDSIAKECTTTLGPLGYGYVEISPPQEHIQGHEWWTSYQPVSYRIAGRLGDEASFKAMINKCHAAGVKVIVDAVINHMSMTAGVGTGGSAFSKYDYPGLYQTQDFHNCRHGINDYANRYEVQHCELVGLADLDTASAYVQTKIADYFNKLISYGVDGFRIDAAKHISAYDLQGIKAKLSNPKVFWVQEVIYGEGEAVQPMEYIDLGSIDEFRYGRDLKRMFEQERLSYLSNFGEAWGYLPSNKARTFVDNWDTERNGSTLTYKNGPNYILANVFMLAHPYGAPNIYSGYEFSDFNTGPPNSGKVVSCFQDGWTCQHKRRQIANMVHFHNTVAGTPVTNWWSNDYQAIAFGRGNKGYVVINHENTELKRVFQTSLPAGVYCDILHAEVLNDSSCSGHRYTVDVKGQFTATIRPNDALALHVGAQNL from the coding sequence ATGGTTAGTCTATTAAAAGGATTTACGGTAACCCATTTTAAAAAAATCAAAACTATTACAGGGATTCTGTTTAATTCTATTTTCCTAACTTTTTGCCTTAATTCATTAACTTTAGCAGCTACCTCAAATCCTAAAGATGTCACCGTGACCCTGTTTCAATGGAAATTTGATTCAATTGCTAAAGAATGCACAACAACATTAGGGCCCCTAGGGTATGGTTACGTCGAAATATCACCGCCGCAAGAGCATATTCAGGGCCATGAGTGGTGGACATCTTATCAACCAGTAAGCTATCGAATTGCAGGCCGCTTAGGCGATGAAGCTTCTTTTAAGGCAATGATTAATAAATGTCACGCTGCAGGGGTTAAAGTTATTGTTGATGCTGTCATTAACCACATGTCTATGACAGCAGGCGTTGGTACAGGTGGCTCAGCCTTTAGCAAATATGACTACCCAGGACTTTATCAAACTCAGGATTTTCATAATTGTCGCCATGGAATTAATGATTATGCTAATCGTTATGAAGTGCAACATTGTGAATTAGTGGGGCTTGCTGATTTAGATACCGCAAGCGCCTATGTACAAACTAAAATTGCAGACTATTTTAATAAATTAATTAGCTATGGTGTTGATGGTTTTCGTATTGATGCTGCCAAACATATTTCTGCTTACGATTTACAAGGCATTAAAGCAAAATTAAGTAATCCTAAGGTATTTTGGGTACAAGAGGTCATCTATGGCGAGGGTGAAGCAGTTCAGCCAATGGAATATATTGATCTAGGTAGTATTGATGAATTTCGCTATGGCCGCGATCTTAAACGAATGTTTGAACAGGAGCGCTTAAGTTATTTAAGTAATTTTGGTGAAGCCTGGGGTTACCTACCAAGTAATAAGGCTCGTACTTTTGTGGATAATTGGGACACCGAACGCAATGGTTCCACATTAACTTATAAAAATGGACCTAACTACATTTTAGCGAATGTATTTATGTTAGCTCATCCTTATGGTGCACCTAATATTTATTCTGGTTATGAATTTTCAGACTTCAACACAGGCCCACCCAATAGCGGTAAGGTGGTAAGCTGTTTTCAAGACGGATGGACTTGTCAGCATAAACGCCGTCAAATTGCGAATATGGTTCATTTTCATAATACAGTCGCGGGCACACCTGTAACCAACTGGTGGTCAAATGATTATCAAGCTATCGCTTTTGGTCGAGGAAATAAGGGATATGTGGTCATTAATCATGAAAATACCGAGCTAAAACGCGTCTTCCAAACCTCTCTTCCCGCTGGTGTTTACTGCGATATCCTGCATGCTGAAGTCTTAAATGATTCTAGCTGTAGTGGTCATAGGTATACTGTCGATGTTAAGGGGCAATTTACAGCGACGATCCGACCTAATGATGCACTCGCTTTGCATGTAGGGGCTCAAAATTTGTAG